TCATATAGATCGGCGTCACCACGGCACCGGTGGCCGGATCGGGCTCCTGACCGGCGTGAATGGCGCGCGTGGCGGTGGCGAAGGCGGCGGAATCGGCGAAGTCGAAGGTTGCGGTGGTCATGGTTCGGGTTTCCTTTCGAAGATGTATCAGTTGCTGGTTGCTGTCGGGTCGACTGGTATGGCGGGCGGATGGTCGTCCGGAATTCACAGGTACCGTTCGGCGAGCGAGGGGCGGGCGGTGCGTTCCACCACGTCGGCGAAGCCGTTGGCGCGCATCCATTCGTCGTTGAAGATCTTATCGAGGTAGCTGCGGCCGGAGTCGGGCGCGAGCACCACGACGGTCTGGCTCTCGTCGAGGTCGTTGTCGCGTGCGTACTTGATGGCGGCGGCCACGGCCATGCCGGACGATCCGCCGACCAGCAGTCCCTCCTCGGCGGCGAGACGCCGGGTCGTCTCGAAGGCCTCGGCGTCGCCGATCTGCACGATGCTGTCGGTGATGGTGCGGTCGAAGGCCTTGGGGTAGAAATCCTCGCCCACGCCTTCGATTTTGTACTGGTGCACATCGTCGGGGTTGGAGTAGATGGAGCCTTCCGGATCGGCGCCGATCACCTTCACCGCGCCGTCCGACGCCTCCTTGAGGTAGCGGCCGGTGCCGGAGATGGTGCCGCCGGTGCCGATGCCGGCCACGAAATGCGTGATCCTGCCTTCGCTGGCCTGCCAGATCTCCGGACCGGTGGTGGCGTAGTGGCTGGCGGGACCGTTGGGATTGTCGTACTGGTTGGGTTTGAACGCGCCGGGGATGGCGGCGGCGAGACGGTCGGAAACGCGGTAGTAGGAGCGCGGATCATCCGGTTCCACGTCGGTGGGGGCCACGACGACCTCGGCCCCGTAGGCGCGCAGCACGGCGCGTTTGGATTCGCTGACTTTGTCCTGCACGACGAAGATCGCGCGGTA
Above is a window of Bifidobacterium eulemuris DNA encoding:
- a CDS encoding pyridoxal-phosphate dependent enzyme, encoding MTIADSTADLIGNTPLVKLRHLPQAAGVKATIAVKLEYMNPGGSSKDRIAERIIDAAERSGQLKPGGVIVEPTSGNTGVGLAMVAQQRGYRAIFVVQDKVSESKRAVLRAYGAEVVVAPTDVEPDDPRSYYRVSDRLAAAIPGAFKPNQYDNPNGPASHYATTGPEIWQASEGRITHFVAGIGTGGTISGTGRYLKEASDGAVKVIGADPEGSIYSNPDDVHQYKIEGVGEDFYPKAFDRTITDSIVQIGDAEAFETTRRLAAEEGLLVGGSSGMAVAAAIKYARDNDLDESQTVVVLAPDSGRSYLDKIFNDEWMRANGFADVVERTARPSLAERYL